A segment of the Myxococcales bacterium genome:
TCGCGATGCGGTCGCACACCTCCTCGGCCACCTCGAGGGTGTGGGTGGACATGAACAGCGTGTGGCCGTCGGCGGCCAGTTGGCGGAAAATGCGCTTGACCAGGCGGGCGCCCTTCGGATCGAGGCCGACCATCGGCTCGTCGACGATCAGCACCTTCGGCCGGTGCAGCAGCGCCGCCGACATGATCAGCCGCTGCTTCATACCGTGCGAAAAATTCTCGATCAGTTCGTCGGCCCACTTTTCGAGCTCGAACATTCGCAGCAACTCGCCGCCGAAGCGGTCGATTTCCGCCGTGGGTACGGCGTAAAGCCCGCCGACGAAGCGCAGAAACTCCCGCGCGGTCAGCTTTTCGTACAAATACGGCCGATCCGGAATATAACCGGTGACCGCCTTGGCCGCGATCGGATCGGTCAGCGCGTCGATGCCGTCGATGAAAATCTTGCCGCCCGTCGGCTGCAACATCCCGACCAGCATTTTGATCGTTGTGGTCTTGCCGGCCCCGTTCGGCCCCAGAAAGCCGAAAACCTCCCCCGGCCGCACGTCCAGGTCCAGGCGGTCCACCGCCACCAGCTTGCCGTAATTTTTCGTCAAACCCTCGGTCCGGATCATGGCGTCTCCAGCACCTCGATCTTCAGGTTGCCCATCACGCGCAGAATATCGACCTGCTTGTCGAGCCCGCCCGAAACGATGCGCAGGTGCGTCGCGTCGGCGGGGAATTGGCCGAAGGTCGCGTCCACGCTCACCCATTCGCCGACGTAAACGCTGTTCCAGGCGTGGTAGTAAAAAGCGCCGTTCACGTAAACCAGGCCGATGTCGATCCGCGCCGGCAGGCCGAGCGACCGCGCCAACGCCGTGTACAGCGAGGCGTGCTCGTTGCAGTCGCCGCGCCGGATCTGCAGCACTTCCTTGGCGCTGGTGATGGAAATCAGCGGCTTCTTTTCCAGGTTGTCGTGAACCCAGGAAGCCAGCACCCGCGCCGTCGTGAGCGCGTCGATCGCAACCGGCACGATCTGGCGGGCCTGCGCGACGATCGCCGGATCGTCGCTTTCGATTAGCGGCTCGGGCTCCAGCAGCGCCCGCATTTCCGGATCGTCGGTATGCAGGGGCGGTTTAAACGTTCCCTTGGCCGGCGGCTCGGGCACGTGGACGGTCAGCACCCCGTCGGCAAAGGTCTGCCGGCTGTCGCCGAGCGGCAGATCGTCCAGGGAAGCGCCCGCCAACCGCACCGTCAGCCGCCGCGCCTCGCGCGGCTTGGGGATCGGCCGGTCGACGGGCACGCGGGCGATCTCGGGCAGGTCGGCCGGTTTGTCGCGCCAGTTTTCGGTCAGCGCCGCCTGCCGGGTTTCACGCAGCATGGTGATGTTGGCCATGGTCTGTTCGAGGGTGTTGCCGGCTTCGTCGACGATGGCCACGGCGGTGGTGCCCGCCATTTCCGTTTCGACGCGGTAGGCGACGATCTTCCGGCCGTCGGCGGCCGCGGGCTCCAGGCGCTGGGTGACGCGCACCCGGGCCTTGTCGTAGCGGCGGGTCATCGGATCGAAGAACGGCAGTTCCACGGTGTTGCCGACCTTGAGCCCGCCCTGCTTCGACAGCAGGGAAACGATGTCGTCGGGCATCACCGGCACCTCGGGCAGCGCCATGGTTTGCTTCTGGGTCGCGCCGGCGGCCTCGATTTCGAGTTGGATCTCGTTGCCGCGCACCTGGCCGGTCACCTTGAACTTCATTTTGTCGGACCGCATGACGAAATCGACGTACTGCAGGCGGTATTCGGCGTCGGTCAGGATTTTGCTCTCGGTGCGCATCACCTGTTCGGTGCCCTGAATGGCCAGGCGCATGTAGGTGTCGGCGTCGGTGCGGAAGCCGGTGGCGATCTCGCTGCGCCGGGTCATGGCGTAGCCGATTTTGTATCGTTCGCCGTTGGGTTGATTGATGTAGATGCCATACCACTCCTGCCGGTCTTCGTCTTCGGAAGCGGCGGCGGCGGCGACGGCCAGCCCGGGCGGCAGGGATTGCGCGGTGATCTGGCGATAGGCGAAAAGAGCCAGCAAACCCAACCAGACAAAGATGCAAATCCAGCGCAACGGCTTGTTCATGCGGTCCTCTAACCGGAAAGGTAGCGATTTGCCGCGATTGACGCAACCTAGGCCGGCGAATCCACCGGCCGTAGCAGGTAGTGCAGAATCGGCAGGGGATCCGGCGCGGATAACGGCAAACCGCCTTGCGACAGGATCAAGGCCGGCAATTCGGCGCCCGCGCCGCTCGCGCCCGTCCAGGCGAAGACCAGCCGGCCGAGACGGCGCATGTGGTGGTACGAACTGGCGCTGCCGCTTTGCAGCCGGCCTTCCACCACGACCAACAAGCGCGCCAGGCCGACGACGATCCGGTTGCGGGTCGGGAAAAAATCCTTGCGTGGCGGCGTGCCGGGCAACAGTTCGGTCAGGATGCAGCCGCGCTCGGCCACGCGGTCGAACAAATCCTGGTTGCTCGCCGGGTAAACTCGGTCGATCCCGGTCGCCGAAACCAGCACCGTCCGGCTGCCGGCCGACAGCGAACCCTCGTGCGCCGCGGCATCCACGCCCAGCGCGCCGCCGCTGACGATCGTCACCCCGATGCTGGCCAGGGCGTTGGCCAGGTCGTGCGCGAAGGACAAGGCCGCTTCGCCGGCCTCGCGCGCGCCGATGATCGCCACGCTGAAACTATCGAGTGGCCATAATGGACCGCGGCGAAACAGATAGGGCGGCGGCTCGGAGATCCGGTCGAGCAAGGCGGGATAGTCCTCGGCCCCCAGATAGACGCCCCGGCCGCCTTCGGCGAAGTACCGTTCCAACCCGCCGACCGCGCCGGCCAGCGGGGCTTTGAGGCTGTCGTGCGGCGTGACCTGGCTCCAGGCGTGCAAGGCCGCGCGCGGGCTGCCGTGCAATCGAATCAACTCCGCAAAATGATGAGCGCCCACCCCGGGGAGGCGCGACAGGCGCACCGCATCCACGAAATTGTCGCGGTACTCATTTTCCTGCATGATGGATTAACTATACTACCGCGCCCGGGAGAAATCCAGGCGTCGAAGAAACTATCAGATCAAATTTTTTATCCCGAGGGCGATCCGTTACCGGCCCGGCGATACGGCGACGCGCAGGTATTGCACCCGGCCGTTCAGCGTCGCTTCAACCGCGCCGTCGGCCGCATCGCCCTGCGTAACCGTTTCGCCGTTCTGGTCGTACAAGATCCAGGTGCCGGTCGCGCCGGGCGGCAACGGCACGGTGACCGTCGCTTCTTCGTCGAGTTTCGGAGCGGCATGCCAGATGCCGAGCGTCCAGTTGCCGCCATCGTCGGCAAACGCCAGGGCATAGTTGTCGTCGCCCCAGGCCAAGGCCGCGCCCAGGTCGCCGGCGTAGCGTGAGCCGCCGAGCATCAGATGAACCCCCATCAGCGCTTCGAACGAGGGTTTGACCTGCGGTTCGCCCAATTCGGGGTTGGTATACAGGCCGAACCAATCCTCGGTGGGAAGATCGATGTCCGCGGCATCGTTTTCATTGAAGAAGGTATACCAGTAATAGCTTGCGGCGCCGGCCGACCGGGCCAGCATCACGCCGCGCGCCAGGTAGGCGGCCTGCCGGTCCTCGCCGATGAAAAAGTCCGGCCAGCCGACCTCGGTCAGATGAATCGGCAAATCGCCGCAGCCGATGTCCTCCAGCAGGCCGCGGGCCTCGGCGATGCTGTCGCGCAGATTCGGATAATGGTAGATGGTGAGATCGACCGTCAGTTCGGGGCCCGGTTGTTGCAGGAACGTATAAGGATGGATCGCCAGGGCGTCCATGTAATCGCAGATGTCCGGATGCGCCTCGGCCACCCGGGCGATGAAGTTCCAGATGCCGCGCGGATCGAGCAGATTCGGATCGAAACCCGAGAGGCCAGTGAAGATGACGGTCGCCGATTCGTCGTTGGCGTGAATCGCCGTGTAGGAGGCTTTCAACAAATCGCCGTAGTGCTCGGGGCTGGGCGGATCCCAGAACATCGAGGTATTGGCCTCGTTCCAGATTTCCCAACGCTCGATTTGATCCGCGTAACGGGCCGCCGTGGTCGCGGCGAAATCGGCCCAGACCGCCGGATCGATCTCGTTCGGGCTGCCGCCGGGCGCCGCCCAGCCGACGGAATGAGTCAGGAACGCCGTCGGTTCGATGCCGGCCTCGGTCAGCAGACCGACCATGACGTCGTAGCCGGCGAAATCCCAGACGTTGTCGCTCGGTTCGATATGGTTCCAGTAGAAGCCGCGCCGCGAGTAGCTCACCCCGGCCTCGACGTCCCGCGCGATTTCGAAGTTGCGCGCGTAATCGTCCTCCACGTCGTAACTCATGTGGCTGGCGATCGCCAGCATTTCGTCGATCGCGATGCCTGACGGTGCCATGCCTTCGTATGGATTGGGTGTGGTGTCGTCGTCGTTGTCGTCGTCATTGTCATTGTCGTTGTCGTCGTCGTTGTCGTCATCGTTGTCGTCATCGTTATCGTCATCGTCGTCATCGACGGGAGAAGCGTCGTCGTCGGTTTCGCCGGCGCCGGAATCATCGTCGTCGTCGTCGCCGGCGCAGCCGGCGAGAAAAAGCATGGTCAACAGCCAGATCGATCCGAAAACCAAACGGGAAAAAGGTCTTTTCATTTGTTCGCTCGCAGTTGGCGGTGAAAGTGATCCGAGGTTTAAAGACCCGGTGAAACAAACGTCTTGCTGATTCTATGAAAAATTCGCCGTCTGGCAACCGAAGGTGAGGCGCGTTATTCGTCGAGGTTTTTGAAGGTCGAAACTTCCAGCACCGCGTTCAACAGGGTCGGGTCGTCGAAGCGGGCCTCGATGTGCAGTTTGCGGACCCGCAAAACCTTGCTCGAATACTCGATGTCGTAAAGCAGGTTGGCCAGTTCGTCGAGCTTGATCTTCTGCAGGCGCATCTCGACCGATTCTTCCTTGTAGAACTCGCTCTTCGGCTTGGCCTTGGAGACCATCGATTCGATGCCCTGCTTGATGTTGATTTTTTCGGCGATGGTCGATAGTTCGGAAAGCAGCGACAGGTTTTTGTTGCGGTTGATGCCGCCCTCGATCGCGTTGACGTCTTTTTTCACTTTTTCAAAATCTTGATAGAGGCGCATCATTTCGCGCAGGTCACGCTGCTTGGCGGCGATTTTGGAATCCAGCCCCCCGATGCCGAGTTTCGGCAGGACGATCGTCCACAACAGCAGCAGGACGGCTACGCCGGCGCCGGAAATCATCAGAATGCGTTTTTGCCGATCGTCGAGATTCAGGTTCATGACGGCTTCGCTTCACCCGCCGGGGCCGCCGGGGGCTTGGGGGTTCCCTGCGGCGCCGGGGCGCCGCCGGTGGTTTTGGGTTTTTTCTCCTGCAAGGTGATCAGGAACCGGAATTTCACTTTTTCCGAAACGGTCGTGCTCGATTCCTTTTTCACCTGTTTGAAGGCCGGCAACTTTTTCAACGCTTCTTCCAGCGCGTCCACGTCGGGGAACGAACCCACTTCGCCCTCGAGCTTGAGGCTTTCGGTGGTCAGGTCGAATTTCTTGATGTCCACCACGATGTTCGGCGGAATCAATTCGCTCAGCCCCTTCAGAATTTCGATCGCCCGCAGGTTGTCGTCGCCGAAAAAGCCGACCGCGTGGTACTTGGCCATCGTCTTGCCGATCTGGCTGCGGAACTGATCGAGCGGCTGCAACGGCGGCGCGCCGCCGGGAAACGCCTTCATGTAAAGCTGGACGATTTGATCCTGCACCTGTTGGAGCTGGCGCCGCTTCTGCATGTGGCCGGCGATGATGTTGTAGGCGAGCAGCAAGACGATGATGCCGCCGATGATCGCGATGGAGCGCAGCGACGATTTGATGGCCAACTGCTGGCGGCGGTAAATGAACGGCCCGTGGCGCAGGTTGAGCGCCACTTTCCGCAAGGGATCGTAACCGCGTGAGGCCAGGGCGAGCGCCCGGCCGAAGCGGGCTTGTTGCAGCCGATCGGGCGGACCGGCGAAGGCCGGCGTTTCGGCCGGAAACGGCGCCAACCAATCGACCTCGACGGCGAGTTCCTCGGCCAGCGCCGCGGCCAGACCGTCGAGAAAACCGCCGCGCCCCGTCAGATACAGGCGCGTCACGACGATTCCCTTTTCGGAGCGAATGCCCTGCAGGGTCTGCCGCAGGCGGATGAAAAACGGAACGGCGGCGCCGCGCAAGGCCTGGCCCAGGACATCGTTGGCGTTCAGGCTGGCTTTTTCGCGCTTGACCGCTTCGGCGCGCACCGGATCGAGGCGTAAGGTTTCGGCGACCGCCCGGTCGAACACCTCGCCGCCCACCGGGATCGAGCGCAGGTCGGCGAGTTGTCCCTCGTTCATGATGACCACGTCGGCGTGATTCGACCCCAGATCGAGCACCGCATAGGCGCCCATTTCCTGCGGCAACGCCTGGCGCGCCGCGGCAAACAGCCCGTAAGGCGACAGGTCGAGGAGCCGCGGATCGACGCCGGCCTGGGAGACATGCCGCAAAAACATTGCGACTTCCGGCTTGGGAGTCAGCGCCACGAGGACGCGAAAACCGCCGTCCGGATCCTTGCCGAGCACTTCGAACGACAAATGCATTTCATCCAGGTCGAAGGGCACCTGGTTTTCCAGTTCGAAAGGTAGAATCTGCTCGATCCGGCGGCGATTCTCGAAGGGCAGGGTCAAAATACGCGTCGTCGCCCGCGTTCCGGGCAGCGAACAAGTGACTTCGTTGAATTCCAGTTGGTGTTTTTTCAGCAGATCGGCCAGGGCAAATACCCAGGGTGGCGGCGTTTCCTCCCCGGCCGGCGCGACGGGCTCGTTTTCCGGCGCCGTTTCGGCCGGCGGTTCCGTTGCCTTCTCGGTCGCGGGTGCTGGTTCGGGCGCGGCGGGCGGCAGGCGATGGGCCACTTCCTCGGCGGACGGCACGGGCTCCAGGTAGGCGCCGAGCACGGCGTAGGTGCGCCACGAAGCCTCTACCAATACGGCCTTGATTTCCGTTTGGCCGATATCGATGCCCAATACACGATGCGCCATCTCGGTATTTATCCTTGTATCGCGACCGGTAGTTCGACCCGTCGCGGTCCGACTCGGTTCAACAGCCGTCGAAAACACGGAAATTTTCGCTTCTGTCTACCAGAACGGCCGGTCGCCTGCAAGCGCCGCGTTCCGCCGCGCCGCCGATTATTCGCGGCTCGCGGTCAAAAAAATGGTTATTACCATGAAAAGATGCCGGTTTTCGCCAGGGCAGGACCGCGGGAAAAATACGAGTGGCTTTTCTCGGCCATTTGTGGCAAAAGTAGCAGGGTCGACGGTATTCGGCATTGCCAAACGATTGCTTTTTCACCAATATGAACGGTGAAAAAAGAAATCCGGGCGAATAATCGACTCTGCCGTCGAGTCTGACCTGCCATTGTGGCGTGGATGTGGGACAAGGAGTTGGGGCTTGCGTAAGATCAGTTTGAAAGAAGCCGAACCGGGAATGGTTCTGGCGCAGGCGGTAGTCAACGAAAAAGGCATGAACCTGGCCGGGCCCGGTTCGGAAGTCAACGAACGGCTCTTGTTGCGATTCGAAAACATGGGGATCACCTTCCTGTGGGTTGAAACAGACGACAGCGTGGACAAGCAACAAGCGGCCAAGATGAAAGAAACCATCGAAAAGCGATTTGCGGTTGCAGGACCGTCGGAGCTTTGGGCCGACCTGAAAACCATCTTGCAACAACGTGTGGATCAGCGAGTCAAATAAAAATGATGATCGACGAAAAAGTATTTCGCGCCAAAGTCAATGCGCTGCAAAATCTGCCGGCGTTTCCCGGGATTCTCGATAAGTTCAACGAACTGGTGAAGGATCCGAAAATCTCGATGAACCAGATCGGTGATCTGATCAGCAAGGACCAATTGCTTTCGGTGAAAATCCTCAAGCTGGTCAACAGCGCCTTCTACGGTTTTCCGGGCCGGATTTCAACGATTACCCACGCGCTGGTGTTGCTGGGTTACGACGTCGTCAAAGGCTTGATCCTTTCCGCCAGCGTTTTCGACATCATGTTCGACAAGTGGCAGCCCCTGTGGCGCCACTCGCTCGGCGTCTCCAAGGCCTGCGGCCTCATCTGCAACCGGCTGAAAATCGAAAACGCCGAGGAAATCTCCATGGCCGGCCTGTTGCACGATATCGGCAAGGTCGTCTTCCTGCTGATGGAACCGGACATCTACGGCCAGGTGAAGCACGCCGCCGAAAAACGCAACCGGCCCATCGTGATGGCCGAGCAGACCATGCTCGGGTTCAACCACGCCGACGTCGCCTCGTGGCTCTGCGAAAAATGGCATTTGCCGCAACGACTCAGCACTCCGATGGCGTTTCACCACAACCCTGATCAGGCGCCGAACGCGCCCGTGCCGACGGCGGTGCTGTTCCTGGCCGACAACCTGGTCAAGGCGCTCGGTTACGGCACCGAACCCCTCGCCTTGGTCGAGCCGATGCCCGAGGCCGTCACGAAAAATCTGGCCGTCACGCATCAATTTCTCGCGGAAGTGACCGACGTTTTGGAAGCGGAGCTGGTCGCGCTGGGCGTTTGACCGAAAAGGATCCGTGGTGTCGACAAGAATGCGCAAACGAATCATGGTGCTGGACACCGACGAGGAGCGCGGGCAGCAGATCGTCAACATGATCAACGCCGAGGACCACCTCGGCTACCTGATGCTCGACACCAATCGCGCCCTCTCGCAAATCTACAACGACACCCCCGATCTGATCATCATGGCGATCGAAAGCGAGCGCTGGAAACCCTTCCTGCGCATGTTGAAGAACGACACCGTCTTCGCGCACATCCACGTCCTCGGGCTTTGCGATCCCTCCCAAATCGGGCCGGAAACCTCGTTCGAGTCCCTGCCGCTCGACGATTTCACCTTTCTGCCGGTGGACCTGAGCGAACTGCAACTGCGCCTCCACCTGGCGATCGACAAGGCCGGCCGCTACCTCGACGCCAACCCGCTGTCGCGACTGCCGGGCAATTTTTCCATCGTCCAGGCGGTGCAGCGGCACATCGAGGACAACAAACCGTTCGCCTTCGCGCACCTGGACATCGACAGCTTTAAGCCCTTCAACGACCGCTACGGTTTCACGCGGGGCGACGAGGTCATCCGCATGTCGGCGCGCGTGCTGGTCAACACGGTGCGCATCTTCCCCGAGGCGCAAAGTTTCGTCGGCCACATCGGTGGCGACGACTTCGTGCTGATCGTCAACCCGACCCACCTCGACGCGGTCTGCCAGCAAATCATCACCAATTTCGACATGCTGGCCTCGATGTTCTACGACGACGAGGACCGGGCGCGCGGCTACATCGAATCGGTGGACCGCCAGGGCACGCCGCGCCGCTTCCCGCTCATCAGCATCAGCATCGCCGCCGTCCTGTCGACCAACCATAACTTCACCCACTACGGCCAGTACTCCACGGCCGCCAACGAAGTCAAAAAGAAGGTCAAGCAGATGGAAGGGTCCAATTACCTCGTCGACCGCCGCTGCACCAAGGAAGAAGACGAGGACAAGGGCGTCGTGCACTAGGCTTCACTCGCTACCATTTCCTCACCGGACCCGTCATATCGTATCGGGAATCATTTCAGGGGAATGATCCACCGACGACACAGATTGCACAGATAGAATCCAGTAAATTCCGGTTCTCTTCTTCTTCTTGTCTTTCAATCCGCCTGGGTGCCACGGTCTTGAACCCGGATTCGCGAAGAGCACGGCCATCGATCCTGAAGGATCGAAGACCGTGGCACCCCAACGCCGTTTGATAAAGAAAGAACAGGATTGGAACCACGAATAAACGCGAATGAACGCGAATAAGAAGAATAAATTAGTTCATCCGGAAAAAGGATGGAGAGAAACCAAAAAATCCCGATTTCCTTCTTCTTGTCTTTCAATCTGCGTAATCTGCGGATGAGTCTCTTGGTTTAGAAATAGTACTTCAGGTAGCTGTAGTACGACTCGGGCACGGTCAGCTCCTCGCCGCCGAAGGGATTTATTTGGCCGCCGTATTCGCTCGGAACGCGGCCGAAGGTCAATTGCGCGCCGAACAGCCAATCGAGGTCGCGCAGAACCGACCAGGTGACGACCGGCCCTTCGTACCCGCTGCCGTCGGTCAGGTTGACGATGGCGGTATTGCCCACGGTCACCAGGGCGTGCGGCTGCACGGTGAAAATCACCCCGAGGTAATGCCGGCCGACGTTGTACAGTTCGCCGCGCGCGGCGGCGCGTTGAAAGGCCGGCTCTGTCGCCAAATCGGCGTATTCGTCGGGATCGTCGCGCCCGAATCCGTTGTAAAAGTATTCGCCCGCGAGATACGGATTCCAGGCCACACCCCAAGCGTAATCGGCATTGGCGATCGCCTGGTAATAGACCTTGCCGGGAACGCCTGCCACCGTCGTGCGGGTGATCGCGCCGCGCCAGCCGGCATCGAAAAGCTGGCCATCGACCTCGAAGCCCGCCTTGGCGCGGTCGTACAGCCAGCCGCCCGAAAACGCCCACTCGGCTGCGAGCAGCCGCCAGGCGACCCGCCCGGCCGCCGCGCTGTGTTCGCCGTCGACGCGATCGTCGCCTTGCCGCACCGGCGCCGCGAAAGCCTCGACCGTCACGGCGTCGGTCACCGCGACGCGCGCGTGCGCCAGGTCGACCCCGATTTTTTCTTCCTTGTCGATTTCGGTCGGCGAGAACGAGGCCAGGTAGTCGGTCGGATTCCAAATCCGGCCGGGGCCCCAGGTCAGCGCGGCGCGGCCCAGGGTGAAATCCCACGGCCCGGCGTGCAATTTCAGGTAAAGCCGATCGAGGCGATGGCTCAGCCGGTAGTCGTCGGTTTCGTCGATCGAGTGTTCGAGCCCCAGCAGTTCGGGCGTCGTCACCACCGGAAACAATTGCGCGAGTATTTGTTCGCCGAACGGATTGCCGCCGTATTTTTCCTCGCCCCGGCGGCGCAACCGCTGATCGTCGCCGACCAGGCCGAAGAGTTCGTAATTCACGCCCAGTTCCAGCGTCTCGCCCAAAAAGAGCGACGACCGCGCGCGAAAACGCGAGGCGTCGTTCCAGAAAGTCTCGCGTTCGGTCAGGCCGGCGGCCTCGTAGGCGCCGGCGCCCTGGGTCATGGCGGCGAACGATTTGAAATAGCCGCCCAGCCGCCAGGTCAGCGGTCCCGCCGGCAGGTCGGAAAAGGCCGTCGCCGCCACGGGCCAGAGCACCGCCAGCAGAAACAGGCCCAGTCCGCGTTTAATCATTTTGCCGCTTGTCCTCGACGATCCGGCCGTCGTGCAGAATCAACAGGCGCCGGCTGCGTTCGAGTACCTGGCGATCGTGGCTGGAAAACACGAAGGTCATGCCCTCGTCTCGGTTGAGGCGCCACATCAGGTCGATCAGTTCGTCGGCCGTTTTGCTGTCGAGGTTGGCGGTCGGTTCGTCGGCCAGGATCAACTCGGGCCGGCTGACGATCGCCCGCGCGACCGCGACGCGCTGCTGCTGGCCGCCGGACAATTCGTTGGGGCGCCGGTCCGCCAGTTCGCCCAAGCCCACCTTGGCCAGAATTTCCAACGCGCGGCGGCGGCGTTCCCGCCTGGCGACGCCTTGCACCATCAGGATGAACTCGACGTTCTCCACCGCCGACAACACCGGAATCAGATTGTAGGATTGGAAGATGAACCCGATGTGCCGCCGGCGCAGTTCCGACAGCGCCCCGGCGTTCAGCCCCGCCAAATCCTTCCCGATGACCGTCACCCGGCCGGAGGTTGGCACGTCGAGCGCGCCGACGACGTTGAGCAGCGTGGTCTTGCCCGAGCCCGACGGCCCGGCGATGGCGGCGAAATCGCCGGCCTCGATGAGCAGATCCACGCCGCGCAGGGCGGGCACCTGGACCTTGCCGACCAGGTAGGTTTTGGTCAGTTCCCGGCATTCGACAATCGCCATCGTCACACCTCGCTAAACTTGCCGCAGCGCCTGGGTCGGCCGCAAACGGCTGGCTTTCCAGGCCGGGTAAAGCGCCACCAGCACCGCGACCGACAACGTGGCCAGGCTGGCGATGAACAGATCGCTCGCGGTGAGCGACGGATTGAGCACCCCGCGCATGCCCATGTAACTCATGCCTTCGACGAAGGACGTCAGGTCGATGCCGTGCTGTTCGTAATAGCCGACCACCAACAGGCCGATGCCGTTGCCCAGCCCGCAGCCGAGCAGCGCCAGGAACAGCGCCTCGAGCACGATCACGCCCACGACGGTCCGGCGCCGGACGCCGAGCGCCAGCATCATGCCGATTTCGCGGGTGCGCTCGAACACCGACATGAGCATGGTGTTGGCCACCCCGAAAGCCATCGCCGTGAAAAAGAAGAGGTTGAAAATCCACATCAGCGAGCGGGACATCTCGATCAGGGCGACGACCAGCGGCTGCTGATCCATCCAGGTGGTCACCACGTACCCGGCCGCCGGCGTCACCGCTTGCGCGGCGGTTTTCACCTTCACGCTGCCGTCGGGGTCCACGGCGGCGAGCACGTATTCGGTGACCCGCCCCTCGAGGTTGAAATAGCGCTGCGCGTCGGCCAGCGTGACGTAGCACGT
Coding sequences within it:
- a CDS encoding transglutaminase domain-containing protein; amino-acid sequence: MNKPLRWICIFVWLGLLALFAYRQITAQSLPPGLAVAAAAASEDEDRQEWYGIYINQPNGERYKIGYAMTRRSEIATGFRTDADTYMRLAIQGTEQVMRTESKILTDAEYRLQYVDFVMRSDKMKFKVTGQVRGNEIQLEIEAAGATQKQTMALPEVPVMPDDIVSLLSKQGGLKVGNTVELPFFDPMTRRYDKARVRVTQRLEPAAADGRKIVAYRVETEMAGTTAVAIVDEAGNTLEQTMANITMLRETRQAALTENWRDKPADLPEIARVPVDRPIPKPREARRLTVRLAGASLDDLPLGDSRQTFADGVLTVHVPEPPAKGTFKPPLHTDDPEMRALLEPEPLIESDDPAIVAQARQIVPVAIDALTTARVLASWVHDNLEKKPLISITSAKEVLQIRRGDCNEHASLYTALARSLGLPARIDIGLVYVNGAFYYHAWNSVYVGEWVSVDATFGQFPADATHLRIVSGGLDKQVDILRVMGNLKIEVLETP
- a CDS encoding diguanylate cyclase translates to MRKRIMVLDTDEERGQQIVNMINAEDHLGYLMLDTNRALSQIYNDTPDLIIMAIESERWKPFLRMLKNDTVFAHIHVLGLCDPSQIGPETSFESLPLDDFTFLPVDLSELQLRLHLAIDKAGRYLDANPLSRLPGNFSIVQAVQRHIEDNKPFAFAHLDIDSFKPFNDRYGFTRGDEVIRMSARVLVNTVRIFPEAQSFVGHIGGDDFVLIVNPTHLDAVCQQIITNFDMLASMFYDDEDRARGYIESVDRQGTPRRFPLISISIAAVLSTNHNFTHYGQYSTAANEVKKKVKQMEGSNYLVDRRCTKEEDEDKGVVH
- a CDS encoding HDOD domain-containing protein; amino-acid sequence: MMIDEKVFRAKVNALQNLPAFPGILDKFNELVKDPKISMNQIGDLISKDQLLSVKILKLVNSAFYGFPGRISTITHALVLLGYDVVKGLILSASVFDIMFDKWQPLWRHSLGVSKACGLICNRLKIENAEEISMAGLLHDIGKVVFLLMEPDIYGQVKHAAEKRNRPIVMAEQTMLGFNHADVASWLCEKWHLPQRLSTPMAFHHNPDQAPNAPVPTAVLFLADNLVKALGYGTEPLALVEPMPEAVTKNLAVTHQFLAEVTDVLEAELVALGV
- a CDS encoding ABC transporter ATP-binding protein; translation: MIRTEGLTKNYGKLVAVDRLDLDVRPGEVFGFLGPNGAGKTTTIKMLVGMLQPTGGKIFIDGIDALTDPIAAKAVTGYIPDRPYLYEKLTAREFLRFVGGLYAVPTAEIDRFGGELLRMFELEKWADELIENFSHGMKQRLIMSAALLHRPKVLIVDEPMVGLDPKGARLVKRIFRQLAADGHTLFMSTHTLEVAEEVCDRIAIINQGRIIALGTMAELRATNRNEGGRLESIFLELTGGEDLADLVGVLRE
- a CDS encoding ABC transporter ATP-binding protein, which encodes MAIVECRELTKTYLVGKVQVPALRGVDLLIEAGDFAAIAGPSGSGKTTLLNVVGALDVPTSGRVTVIGKDLAGLNAGALSELRRRHIGFIFQSYNLIPVLSAVENVEFILMVQGVARRERRRRALEILAKVGLGELADRRPNELSGGQQQRVAVARAIVSRPELILADEPTANLDSKTADELIDLMWRLNRDEGMTFVFSSHDRQVLERSRRLLILHDGRIVEDKRQND
- a CDS encoding pilus assembly protein PilM; translated protein: MAHRVLGIDIGQTEIKAVLVEASWRTYAVLGAYLEPVPSAEEVAHRLPPAAPEPAPATEKATEPPAETAPENEPVAPAGEETPPPWVFALADLLKKHQLEFNEVTCSLPGTRATTRILTLPFENRRRIEQILPFELENQVPFDLDEMHLSFEVLGKDPDGGFRVLVALTPKPEVAMFLRHVSQAGVDPRLLDLSPYGLFAAARQALPQEMGAYAVLDLGSNHADVVIMNEGQLADLRSIPVGGEVFDRAVAETLRLDPVRAEAVKREKASLNANDVLGQALRGAAVPFFIRLRQTLQGIRSEKGIVVTRLYLTGRGGFLDGLAAALAEELAVEVDWLAPFPAETPAFAGPPDRLQQARFGRALALASRGYDPLRKVALNLRHGPFIYRRQQLAIKSSLRSIAIIGGIIVLLLAYNIIAGHMQKRRQLQQVQDQIVQLYMKAFPGGAPPLQPLDQFRSQIGKTMAKYHAVGFFGDDNLRAIEILKGLSELIPPNIVVDIKKFDLTTESLKLEGEVGSFPDVDALEEALKKLPAFKQVKKESSTTVSEKVKFRFLITLQEKKPKTTGGAPAPQGTPKPPAAPAGEAKPS
- a CDS encoding type II secretion system protein M, whose amino-acid sequence is MNLNLDDRQKRILMISGAGVAVLLLLWTIVLPKLGIGGLDSKIAAKQRDLREMMRLYQDFEKVKKDVNAIEGGINRNKNLSLLSELSTIAEKINIKQGIESMVSKAKPKSEFYKEESVEMRLQKIKLDELANLLYDIEYSSKVLRVRKLHIEARFDDPTLLNAVLEVSTFKNLDE
- a CDS encoding DNA-processing protein DprA yields the protein MQENEYRDNFVDAVRLSRLPGVGAHHFAELIRLHGSPRAALHAWSQVTPHDSLKAPLAGAVGGLERYFAEGGRGVYLGAEDYPALLDRISEPPPYLFRRGPLWPLDSFSVAIIGAREAGEAALSFAHDLANALASIGVTIVSGGALGVDAAAHEGSLSAGSRTVLVSATGIDRVYPASNQDLFDRVAERGCILTELLPGTPPRKDFFPTRNRIVVGLARLLVVVEGRLQSGSASSYHHMRRLGRLVFAWTGASGAGAELPALILSQGGLPLSAPDPLPILHYLLRPVDSPA